The window TACAATTTTAGTTACAAACTAATAAGGAAACATAACCACATCACAATAAGGACACTCACCCTATCGTGATCAACAACAACATGCCTAATTACAATAGAGTACCGCAGGATACTGGACAACAATACCTCTGGGGTACATGCACATAACTTAACTCAACCAATTATGAAGTCTAAAATATTACATAGTTAGAAGATATAACACAGGTCATTACCCTTGTGGCTTGGTAGCAAACCAGCACTTTCAGCAGAGACTGGAAGAATGTTAAAATGACTAACTTCATCATTAATCTTTTCAGCATCTCCACCACTATTAAAAGAGCCAGTTCTTAGAGCTGGGGAGGCAGCCAATCTATCATAAATAGTTGCTTGGCTGTGAAGATCAGCTGAAACTGAGGTTTTTGAACCATAATCCTGAGAAGTGATGAATACAATAAAACAAGGCAGAAAATTTCTACAGAAAGAAATgacataattaataataatgagCTTCCGAACCAAAACCTTTGAGATGGTATGTGTTGACCTATTCTCTACATCAAGCTTCTCAGGCACACCGTCACCTAGTAACCAGTAAATGTATAGAAAACTTATACACATGACCAACAAAAGTTCTTTGCAGAATACACCTCAGTgaaaagaagcagcagcagtaaaAAAAGAGAATCATTGAAATACATAAGAATGTAGACATCTAAAGAGTGGTAATACCACTGCCAGGTGAAGTAGGCTCTGGATTTTCCATTAGCCTACGAGTCAATGGACCTGGATTCATGATAGATATGCTTCGGATTTCATAACGAATTGCTTCTAGTTGTTCCATTGTTTCTTTGAGTTCTTTGTGTACCTACAAGGTAGAAAAGAACATGAACAACTATATTTTCAGAGATATGATGGTCCTCTAAAACATAGTCAAAATTTATCATGTAAAAGAGATATTAGGACATTATAAAATGAAAGACAGAAGAACCCAGCATTGTAGAAGATGCTACTAGTGCACGGTTGTTCATTGAtaggaaaatccaaattcgatccgcatccgtatccgtttaggggcatccgtattcgattagattatccggaaaaaaatacaaatactctgataaaaatccgaatccgaatacttaataataaaaaattaaataacgatcttgagggtttttgaagattcaacagattctagaatatgaggaaaagagaatcatgatctaaaactatggattgagagtgaattgtatccactagggggaggaaggttcgggttacacaaggcagaggtgtaaacggatggtcgaaaatccgatttcgatccgcatccaaatccatccgaatctgtttagaggtatccgtattcgaccaggaaatatccgaatccaattacatccgatccgtatccgagccgaatccgatccgtttacaggcctaggAAAGACCCCAGGGCCGTGCTATGGCTAAACTGCCAAAGGATGATATTTGAATAAGGGGTTTGCATCTGTGCCCAGAGCATGAGATACCATGTCATGGGGCTTTCACACAACTTTCTCAAACAGAAGCCAGCCTCGATACAACATAAAATTTGGAGTAAACAATTGGTTCCTCTCAGGTAGGCAGTGGGAATACCCAACATTATAATCCCAGGTTTTACAGAAATTCTTTTATTAATGTCGATTCCGTTAATTTAAGGACCCAATGGCATTGATCAGTGACAGTGTAAGCCAGCTTAGGCCAAAATTATCTTACTTGctaattcaaaaataaatacaatacCTGGCTAGCTTGAGACTCCTGCAGAACATTTTCAAGCTGACCACGAGCAAGTTGAACGTACCCGATTGCTCTGCCAGCTAACCTCCCTGCTGTTCTAGCGATGATTGGGAGATCCTTGGGACCTAAAATCAACgagaaaataaaatccaattCATTCCTCGGGAAATGAATACGAAGGAACAGAAATCCAGAAACAGAACTGGATAAAAGAGGTTCAGGAAAAACATTAGAAATAAATTAGAGACGTGAAATGAAATGCTTTAAATTGAATCGGAGAGTGACCGCTGATTAAACTGAAAAAAGATTGAACAAATTGAGAGAGACTCACCGATCAGAGCAGCGGCCGCTCCAACAATGAGGAAGAGCTCACCGTACGAAATCCCAAACATTTATGCTGCCAAGCAATCAATGGCACCACACTCTTATACTTTTACGGTGTTTGCACACTCATGGTAGTTCCAGAATGGCACCAGCCGTCCACAAGATTGGCATCGCAGGAATCTCTGCTTTTATCTCCCTTTGTTTCTCAAGGAACTTCACTTCCTCTAATGGCAATCTGAAATCAAAATACAGAGTAGACAAAAAGACGAGACAAACTTTCTGAATATTCGTTGAGTTACAAGAACGTAAACGAGTTCCCAAAGAAACTAAGAACCCTAAAATATGCTACTCAGCATAAAGGAGACATCAGCAGCGAAAGTAACAAACGACATACCTActactcctctctctttttcttcggTTAATCGTTTATTACTTCGACCTGTCTTTCTGGAAACTGGAATTCTTCATTTGCATTTGATGGGTATCTGAATTCTAAGCGTTTCTTTGATATTTGGTCGGATTAAGATGATTTAGATCAATTATCAAATAGTGTATACAATTGCACAGTCCTCCCGCGTGTTCCCAAGTCAAAAACCGGGTCTGCCCAGACCAGATTTTCAGCCGACGGTCCAATGGTTCGGACCGTTAAAACATTGGATCAATGGATTTGGATGGGAGGTCGAAAGACTCTGAACCAATGCAGGCAGGAACCAAACGTatgaaaaaggaattttttgtttcaaaagtTGGGCCACATTAGTAGGCCCGATCTGAAACCGGGTTGAAGTCCAAGACTGGCCTGATTAATTACTACACATGTCGGGCTCAAGTACTGATCTGATCGATTAATAATCGAGTATTCTTGGTGCAAGGTAGTGGCCCAACAGTTGTTCGATCGAGACCGACCAATAATTGACCATTTATAGTTTGATTAACCCGTTTAAGCTCATTTACCCTATTTAACGATCATTTGTGGCCCATTTAAAAACCACCTATAGCCCAATTAGTCAATTAACCTGATTATGGACCGATTATTAACCGAACGAATAGAAACGTGTCTATGCTCTACAAGGCCTGCTTACCTAAACGGAAGGAAAGGGTACAAGGGccttaaattggtggggacTGATTAGACCTGACTGAAATCAGTTTGGCCCCGACGGATTGACACCCTGGCTGAGATGTGGTGTGTTTGTACAATGGTAGTGAATGGTGAAAATCATTTTTGTGAACAACAAATTCCTATCATTTGTTGCATGTGTAGCTTTTGacataagaaagatgaaaaatctCATCCTTTCTTTTGGCTTGAAGGAATATCCCATTTCGGTTTGACTGAGGAAGGATATTTTCGACAGATAATTTATTGATTGATTATGGACCAATAATTGACCAGTCGGATAGAAACGTGTCCATGCCCCGGCCTACAAGGTGTGATTACCTAAACGGAAAGTAAGGACACAAGGGCCTTAAATTGGTGGGGGGCGATTAGGCTTGACCGAAACTGATCCAGCCCAACCGATTGACATCAAGACTGAGATGTGTTGTGTTTGTACATGACAGTGAATGATGAGCTAATCATTTATGTGAGGTAATCAAATTCCTATAATTTTTTGCATGAATTATGTGTAGCTTTTCAGCTTTTGACATAAGAACGATGAAAAGTCTCATCATAAACCCCctctccaaaaaataaataaataaataaacaaataatttcttctcctttcattGTTTATGCATAGCTTAATTCTTTTGGTTTGTAgagatcctccattgttggttTGAGGAAGGATATTTTCGATAGAAGAGAtttattgtttcaaacgttcAATTATAATATCAAATCATCATGGataaagagattctctcttcactttTTGGTGATGACAAACTTTTGCCAAAGAAAAATCTTGCCTTGCCTAGCCTTGAAATTAAAGAGAGATATGGTTAGGAGTCAAATAtaataacataaataaaatatgagGTTTTACCTCATCACAAGTGTGGGAAGAATTTCCAATTGCAGCTAACCATGGCAAGAGAAACAACTTTGTCTAATAGTGGGTCCACATAGTCAGGGAGGAGAAAGAGTGTTAGTATGGATCCACATGGTCAAAATGTGAGAGAGCATAAAAAAGGTCCCCCACAGTATCAACGTGgagatcttttttccataaTATAATAAGGAATTAATTAAACCCCACATCCtctaatgataataataataatttcattTCCAACCAATTACCTCATAGTTTTCATTTAATTAGTGACATAATCATGTGGTGTAATGATGACAAAAATTCCATTTTTATGTTGAAAATTtacactttcttttaatttcccttgTAAACCATTAGAGCAAGGAAAAAGAACACAACACCATCCCTTTCAACACATTAATATTAAAACACCTTTTGTCACCGTCATGGACGACTCTACTAAATTTTTCTTCCTCCAGTGTGAGTGCGATTTTCTTCCTCCGGTGTGAGTGTGTTTTTCTTCCTCCAGCGTGAGTGCGTCTCCCTTTCTCCGGAGTGAGCGTCCTGATCTGCAGCCATGGCTTACTTCCACGACACCTTCATTGAGGCCTTTGTAGACCCTCTAGTGTGTCACCTCCTCATAACCACGCTCTTGTTCGCTCACTATTGTTTGGAGCTTTTTGGAGCACTGGTTTTCCTGGTCGAGTACTTACTCCAGTCACCTTTCCCCTTGTCCCCTTCTTTTTTAATCCCCTCCTCCTTCTGTTTTGCTTCCTGTATTCCGTGttgttttttcccccttccctATTGGGCAGTTCATTTCTCCTTGCCTCATGGATAGGGGTGAATCCTCTCGACCTCCCCCACCTGCTAAAGGTAAGGCACCTCTATACACAACCTCCTCGCCTGACTCGGAGGAGGATAACTCGCTACTCCTTGACGATGAAGTAGAAGACCTTATCAACTCTCATTCTGAACTCATACTCGTCGAAAAAGTTCTCGACGGTAAACACTTCTGCCAACAGGCAGTTCATGAAGCCCTTATTGCAGCCTGGAATCTCCTCCATGACGTTCACGTCACCCCGATGGATTCTCACcgctttctctttcatttcagcCATAGCATCGATGTGCGAAATGTTCTTGAAGGTAGCCCTTGGTCAGTTTCTGGCAATCTGCTGCTCCTAGAGCAAGGCAGTGACCCTAGCCAGTGGTCCTTTACCACCGTCGAGTTTTGGGTCCAGCTACACGGTATTCCAAGTGAACTACTGCACCTGGACTTTGGTCTTCAACTATCCTCAAAGTTAGCGAGCCCTTACAAATCGATGTTGATCTCGGGAGGTCGTGGGGGTCAGTGTGCTTCTTATTTTTGATCGAGAATCCGAGTAGACATCCACAAGCCCCTGAAGAGGGAACTGATGATAAAGCGTCGAAATGGCTCCCAAATCCCAGTTCAGGTCCATTATGAGAAGCTTCCAATATTCTGCTATTACTGCGGGTGTTTGGGTCACGACGAGAAGCGCTGTGAACGTTTTTTCGTTGCACAACAGCAATATCAGAGTAGCCATGGATGCAGAAACGTGACCAGGTGTTGCCATGCCCCCCCTCTCCCTTTTGGCCCGCTACTTTGAGCCTCGATTCCTGAACCATGGCTGCTAGACGAGGCCCCCCTTATCCTGGCCGAGGGCCCAACTGAGTATGGGCAACAACCGAGGGTCACTAAGCTTCCATCACCTTATCATCCCCCTGCCGGTGTCGGAGAAGAAACTCAGCCTTCTGAGAGCCTCACAAGTAAGGGCATGCGTGATCTCTCCCCAACTTCCACCACGACATGCGTCAGGTACGGGCATTACCCGGCACACCCTGCCACCTTGCAGCTCTGTCACCCTAATTCCCAAAATCAGTCTGTCTCTGTCACACCATCAGACCCCAGCTGTCTGTCCAACGAAGCAATGATTTTTGCTTTGGATTACTCCCATTTTCAAATCCCATCCATTAATCTCTCTCCAATCAATACCCTGACCCCAACCGTTAACATTGAGGATTCTTCCAACACCCTGATCGTTGCTCTCCAGTCCCACCTGAGTCATTTTCCTGGGGACGTTAACCCCCTTTTAAGCCTTCTTCCAATGTTATCCGGTTTCTCTATATCCCCACTTGGGCCACTTCCAAAAGCCCCTAACCCCATCGTGACCTACAAGAGTCCAAATCCCAATGGGCCTGGACCTAGTACTGCTGTCCCCTCCCCTCTATCAGGTACAACAGAATCCCTTTCCCCTGAACTAATGCCTGGGCCCAACCTCACACCAACCTACCAGCTGCCCTCATCACCCCTTCCTGCACCCACAGTTCCCATCCTCCCTTCACTTCTGCTCAAGAAGCTGGCCAGAGAGAACCAACCCAGACTTATTGATCGTCTGAAACCGTTTGATAAATGAGCtttcaaaccaaaacccaaaagagcTAGAGTCTTACAGCAGGAGGTTGCTGATTCTCTTGAGACCCCATCCTCTCAGGTTAATTTTTTAACGGATGGCCCCTCGGTGGTTGGGGGATATCAACCCCCAATGGATCTATGAAGCTCATCTCTTGGAATTGTCAAGGACTAGGGAGACCCCTGACCTAGTCCCTGACGGTCCAATCTCTGTGCCACCTCTCCCAAGCCGTTCACCCTGACATCCTTTTTCTTATGGAGACCCGTAGTTCACGGAAGAAGATCTCGGCTATTGAGCGGCGACTAAAGTTGATGAATCAGTTCTCGGTGGATCCTATTGGCACATCAGGTGGTCTGAGCCTTCTTTGGAGTAGTATGATCTCCATTGATATTCTATATTTGGATCATAATATTATTGATGCCAAGGTGACTTCTAAATCAAACCCCCCTTTCTTTCTGACTTATGTTTATGGTGATCCAGTGAGATCTAACAGGCATTTTGTTTGGGAGCGTATCATCCAATTTGGAGCAGATAGACATGAAAATTGGATGGCTATGGGGGACTTCAATTCCCACTTATCGTGGCACGAGAAGTTGGGGGGAAACTCTAAGGCTAGCAGGGACATCTCCATCTTCAGGGGCTTCCTCGACTCCTGTAGTCTTTTTGACATAGGGTCCCACGGTCCTTCATATACATGGAATAACAAAAAAGAAGGTGCTGCCAATATCAGAATTCGCCTCGATCGAGTTCTTTCTAACCAGGCCTGGAGGACTTCGTTTTCAAATGCCATTGCTGTGGTGCGGTCTATAATCGGATCTGATCACTTTCCTATAGTCATCGACACTGAGGGTGGTAGATCTACTGGAAAGAAGCCATTTCGTTTCTAGGCAATCTGGTTCTCCCATGCTGAGTGTTAAAATGTGGGCTCGGATGCGACTGGGAGGGGGAGATGATGTCTTCCAGGTGGTCTTTGAGACGGTTAGCTGTGATCTTAGTGACAATCTTGATAATGACATTACATAGGCTGATCGGGCGATACTGATCGATATTCTCAGGCTGGTCCACCTTAGGAATGAAACAAATGAATGTTTTATTAGAAATCTTAGGAAGAACACCAGACTGGAAAACCTCAACCACAAAGTTGCAAATGTCTGATCCAACAATGTCCCAATATTTCTGAAAAAACGTCGGGGAAAGACCATCAAGACCAGGGGATTTCAGTGGTAGCATAGCAAAGAGAGCAGCCTTAATTTCAATGATATCTGGGGTTCTCAGAAGGAAGTCATTTACAGCATCCGACACCGAAGGTTTGACACATTGAAGAACCTGAAATAGGGCTGTGTCATCAATCCCTTCAGATGCAAATATGTTTTGGTATCGAGACACAACTTCTGAGAAAACCTCGTCTTCAGACTTGGACCACTGGCCATTTCCCAATCTAAGCTGCAAAATTTTATTCCTCTGTTGACGAATAATAGTAGACGTATGAAAGAAGCAAGTATTCCTGTCCCCGCAGGTCAGCCAGTGTGCTCGAGACTTCTGATGCCACAATGTCTCCTCACGTTGAAGCTCTATTTCGAGAAGTTTTGCAATATCACGGCCTCTAGCTTGGGAGATCTCAGATGGGTCATCTTGAATCTTTTCCAATTCCCGCATGTAACCTTTGATCTTGCGTTGCACATTGCCGAACACTtcgagattccatttggagaaGCTATCTTTGCAATTCAGAGCCTTCAGGTGAATTTGATTAGAAGCAGAACCGATAACTTGAAGAAAGGCAAAAAGTGTTTCATGGCTCTCAAATTAGATATGGCAAAGGCGTATGATTGACTGGAGTGGGCTTTCATGGAAGGTGTTCTATTGCGCCTAGGTTCTGTAGCAAATGGGTCTCTTTGATCTTGTCTTGTATTACATTGGTTTCCTACAATCTTCTAATCAATGGGACGGTTTGAGGTGCCATTACTTATTCTCGGGGTATTCCGCAGGGCGATCCCCTCTCGCCGGCACTCTTTGTTCTTTGCACCCAGGCTTTGAGTTCGGTCCTTGAGCAAGCCCAAAACCAGGGGTCCATCAGTGGCATGAGGGTACGCAATAGAACTTCCCCCCTTTCCCACCTATTTTTTGCTGACGACAGTCTGTTGTTCTCCACAGTTTCTCTTACGgagattcaaaatttgaaagacTGTTTGGATCTCTATTGTAAAGCTAGTGGTCAGGCTATCAATTGCCATAAGTCCTCTCTCACTTTCAGCCCCAACACGCCTCCAAAGTTCAAGAGGTGGTTTTCTCGGATCCTCAAAATGCCATATGGGGAGGGTCCGAAGAAATACTTGGGTCTTCCAAGCGAGTTTGGTGCTTCTAAGGTGGGGTTGTTTAGAGATATTTCGGAGAAGTCTTTGGCTCGGCTTCAAGGGTGGAAGCAGCAGTTCCTTTCTCAAGCTGGTAAAGAGGTTTTGATCAAGTCAGTAGCCTTATCCATGAACACTTCCGCGGCTTCCCACTTTAAGCTACCGGCATCTCATCACTCAAAATTGAATAGGGCTGCCTCTCATTTCTTTTGGGGCAAAAAGGAAGGACGTAACAAGATGAGATGGCTATCATGGAAGCGCCTGTGTAGATCGAAAGACAAACGAGGGTTGGGCTTTAGGGATTCGGCTATCCACAACAAAGCCCTCCTGGGCAAGCTAGCTTGGAAGCTTTGGCAATGCCCTTCCTCTCCTTGGGCTATGTTTATGAAACAGGTTTATTTTCCTCACTGTGACTTTCTTCATGTTGGGCTTGGCTCCAATCCTTCTTGGGCGTGGAGGGGGATTATAGAAGGTCAAAAATGCATCTTGGATGGCTTGCTTTGGGTTGTCGGTACTGGGGAACAGATTAATGTGTGGAGTGATCAGTGGATACCCACCTCAAGTAATTTTAAAATCCAACATGCCCCTAGGCCCAATGCTCCTAATGCCGTTTTGGTTTCTGATGTCATCGACTCGGAGAACAGAGTGTGGAAGTAAGATTGGCTAAGTCAGATTTTTCACCCTCAAGATGTCGAGGGTATCTTGGATATTAAACTTGGACTCTTCCCTTCCTCTGATAAGCAAGTGTGGGGAGGCGCAAAATTTGGAGTTTATTCTATCAAGTCGGGATACCATTTCCTCTGCAATCAGAGAGATCGTCGTGAGCTTGTGGCATCCCCTCCCTCTACTACCTCCAGTTCACCTCTCCTTGTTCCTAAGTCGTTCTGGAGGAAGATTTGGTCCTGTAACACTATGCCTAAAATCCGGAATTTTTTGTGGAGGGCGTGCAGTAATGGGCTGGCTACTGGGGCAGCTCTTTTGCAAAGACGCACAACCATTGATCCTTTTTGTCCTCGTTGCGGTGCCCTGTCTGAGATGATCGACCATATCTTATTGGATTGCCCATTCGCTCGAGCTATCTGGTTTGGATCTTCGTTGTCTTATAGTCCTTCTAGCCTATCACCTTCCCTGGTTACTTTCATCAACCATTGGGGGGACTTTGATAAGCAGGGGAAACAAGCTTACAAGGATGTGATTTGCAAGATCTCCTTCTTGTGCTGGAGCATTTGGTGCCCTCGCAACCGGCTTATCTTTGATGGATCGCGGTCTACCCCTCAAGAAGTCCTTCATCAGGTGGAGAACCTTTCCCTGGAATTTCTTATGACTACCACTCCTCAGCAGCGCCCCTCTGATCTCTTAGACTCAGCGGATCCCACCCCCCTGGGTAGGGAGTTTGGTCTCCACCTCATCCTTCGTTCTTTAAACTCAATACTGATGCAGcctccaaggatgggaagcagGGAATCGGATTTGTGATTCGTTCCTCTCGACAAAGGATTATTTCAGCTGTGTCCAAGCCTATGCCTTTCTCTTCAGTGCTCCAAGGGGAAGCCATCGCGGTGCGTGAAGGACTGCTTTATTGTATCTCGGAGTGTATCCATCGACGATGTCCTTGAGGAATCAGATTGTAGGGAGCTCATATTATACCTCATCGATCCTagtctacccccccccccccccaattgagCTGATCAACATCATGCAGGACATTCGCTGTTTGAGTCCTTGCTTTAATGCATATAGTTTCCACCATGTTCCAAGAGAGATTAACAGCGTGGCTAACTCTCTTGCTAGGAAAGCCTTGTCTATAGCGTATGAGACAGTCTGGCCACCTTCCACTCCTTGGATTTCGGACTTATGTCATTCGGATTCCTCGTGCTGGACACGGTTCAATGAATAAGTTTacttcctaccaaaaaaaaaaaaagaaagggaggtAATTCAATCACTCTAActtttgccatgtggaatgCACAATAGACAAATCTCGGCTATTGAACATGTTatgtgtcttgaattcttgaaCCAATTCCGAAGTTTGGCCCACTCTTCCTATCACTCATCTCGTTTGGGGGTGCGGTGGTGAAGCCCAGACGGTACAGTATAACCCAACCTAATGGATTGACCCAACT is drawn from Telopea speciosissima isolate NSW1024214 ecotype Mountain lineage chromosome 1, Tspe_v1, whole genome shotgun sequence and contains these coding sequences:
- the LOC122648718 gene encoding sec-independent protein translocase protein TatB-like isoform X2; translation: MFGISYGELFLIVGAAAALIGPKDLPIIARTAGRLAGRAIGYVQLARGQLENVLQESQASQVHKELKETMEQLEAIRYEIRSISIMNPGPLTRRLMENPEPTSPGSGDGVPEKLDVENRSTHTISKDYGSKTSVSADLHSQATIYDRLAASPALRTGSFNSGGDAEKINDEVSHFNILPVSAESAGLLPSHKDGTKGSDIVLEAIIEAEVAHNAKHFFSQPQNQLPSE
- the LOC122648718 gene encoding sec-independent protein translocase protein TatB-like isoform X1; its protein translation is MFGISYGELFLIVGAAAALIGPKDLPIIARTAGRLAGRAIGYVQLARGQLENVLQESQASQVHKELKETMEQLEAIRYEIRSISIMNPGPLTRRLMENPEPTSPGSGDGVPEKLDVENRSTHTISKVLDYGSKTSVSADLHSQATIYDRLAASPALRTGSFNSGGDAEKINDEVSHFNILPVSAESAGLLPSHKDGTKGSDIVLEAIIEAEVAHNAKHFFSQPQNQLPSE